A stretch of the uncultured Desulfobacter sp. genome encodes the following:
- a CDS encoding response regulator, producing MSYSILIVDDSMPMRTVLKRSLAAAGYAGAKILEASDGKEALTVLAGDWVDLIMTDYNMPEMNGLSFLKKIKNDALFKEIPVVVISTEGNDLKIQEFMDSGAAGYITKPFTPENLRDLIVSIIGEPDYEESIDDSDDEFDF from the coding sequence ATGTCTTATTCAATATTGATTGTAGATGATTCAATGCCCATGAGGACCGTTTTAAAACGCTCTCTTGCAGCAGCGGGATACGCGGGTGCCAAAATACTTGAAGCCTCAGACGGTAAAGAGGCGTTAACGGTACTTGCAGGTGATTGGGTGGATTTAATTATGACCGACTACAATATGCCGGAAATGAATGGGCTCAGCTTTTTAAAAAAAATAAAAAACGATGCACTGTTCAAGGAAATTCCGGTGGTTGTCATCTCAACCGAGGGCAACGATTTAAAAATTCAAGAATTTATGGATTCCGGTGCCGCCGGTTATATCACAAAACCGTTCACCCCTGAAAATCTAAGGGATTTAATTGTCAGTATAATTGGAGAACCTGATTATGAAGAAAGCATTGATGACAGCGATGACGAATTCGATTTCTGA
- a CDS encoding chemotaxis protein CheX yields MKKALMTAMTNSISEVMETMFFMPVEIGPETILNDSGIDLNTALACRLTFTGDVCGHIDVISPEPLAAELASNFLGEDKSELTWEQQLGTLSEMLNMVCGNALKKIKCQAPYKLSIPEKITGSGLNGTAECTLIETMDANMAILLSM; encoded by the coding sequence ATGAAGAAAGCATTGATGACAGCGATGACGAATTCGATTTCTGAAGTCATGGAAACCATGTTTTTTATGCCGGTTGAAATCGGTCCCGAGACAATTTTAAATGATTCCGGCATCGACTTGAATACCGCATTGGCATGTAGATTGACTTTCACAGGAGATGTCTGCGGACATATAGATGTTATTTCACCGGAACCACTGGCCGCGGAACTGGCATCCAATTTTTTGGGAGAAGACAAAAGTGAACTGACGTGGGAACAGCAATTGGGGACATTGTCGGAAATGCTCAATATGGTGTGCGGGAATGCCTTAAAAAAGATAAAATGCCAAGCGCCTTATAAACTCAGCATCCCCGAAAAAATTACCGGTAGCGGGCTAAACGGTACTGCAGAATGCACGTTGATTGAAACGATGGATGCAAACATGGCTATTTTACTGTCCATGTGA
- a CDS encoding chemotaxis response regulator protein-glutamate methylesterase: MSNEIKVLVVDDSAVVRKVFKEQLSRHPGITVIDTAPDPYIARDKIVRLKPDVITLDIEMPRMDGITFLKKLMKYYPLPVIIVSSLSTKGSHLAMEALAIGALEVMAKPNNAYSVGDVSVQLAEKIRAVHAAKLPWREKQQNSKKQTKIVSISPDKNTNKIIAIGASTGGAEAIKNVLTQMPKDAPGIVVVQHMPAQFTKSFAGRLNELCSMRVKEAENGDPVTTGTVLIAPGNYHMLLKRTGTKYFVTVKTGPLVHYQRPAVDVLFRSVARLAGANAVGIILTGMGKDGAQGLLEMKQAGAITIAQDENSSVVYGMPKAAERIGAVDYIEDIHNIAAKTCSCVKRL, encoded by the coding sequence ATGTCTAATGAAATTAAAGTGCTTGTGGTAGATGATTCCGCTGTTGTCAGAAAGGTGTTTAAAGAACAACTCTCGCGGCACCCCGGCATTACGGTAATCGATACGGCCCCAGATCCATACATCGCCCGGGATAAAATTGTTAGATTAAAACCGGATGTTATTACGCTGGATATAGAGATGCCACGTATGGACGGGATTACCTTTTTGAAAAAATTAATGAAGTATTATCCGCTCCCCGTCATCATTGTCAGTTCTTTGAGTACAAAAGGAAGCCATCTTGCCATGGAAGCTTTGGCCATCGGGGCATTGGAAGTGATGGCAAAACCCAATAACGCATATTCGGTAGGAGATGTCAGTGTGCAGCTTGCCGAAAAAATCAGGGCGGTGCATGCGGCTAAATTACCTTGGCGTGAGAAACAACAAAACTCAAAAAAACAGACAAAAATTGTATCCATTTCGCCGGATAAAAATACCAATAAAATTATTGCCATTGGCGCATCAACCGGCGGGGCGGAAGCCATTAAAAACGTCCTGACTCAAATGCCGAAAGACGCGCCGGGTATTGTTGTTGTGCAGCATATGCCGGCTCAGTTCACAAAATCCTTTGCCGGGCGGCTGAATGAATTGTGTTCAATGCGTGTTAAAGAAGCTGAAAACGGGGATCCTGTAACAACGGGTACAGTGCTTATTGCCCCGGGTAATTACCACATGCTTTTAAAACGAACAGGTACCAAATATTTTGTGACGGTTAAAACAGGACCTCTTGTTCACTATCAGCGACCGGCCGTGGATGTTTTATTTCGGTCTGTTGCAAGGCTCGCTGGAGCCAACGCTGTGGGGATTATTTTAACAGGTATGGGCAAAGACGGCGCACAAGGATTGCTTGAAATGAAACAAGCTGGAGCCATAACCATTGCCCAGGATGAAAACTCAAGCGTTGTTTATGGAATGCCAAAAGCTGCCGAACGGATAGGGGCTGTGGATTATATTGAAGATATCCACAATATAGCGGCGAAGACCTGTTCATGTGTTAAACGTCTGTAG
- a CDS encoding histidine kinase dimerization/phospho-acceptor domain-containing protein: protein MIKREENIFTHPKEFSQNEVSHIIENLPVAIAVVDETRKLILANKMAHMFTNKADNQLTGLVIGEAFGCIHHEDSPEKDGSGENCLQCKLRTTVHDTLKNGKDHFQIETAMTFKSIGRRHLKISTQPLEVKQGRAVLLSIEDITTAKNYVRAKSEIEKLTAVVQTAGAICHEINQPLMAVSGFSELLMDDVRHGQIQEENVKEIRDQAERLAKITNKLMAITKYKK, encoded by the coding sequence ATGATTAAAAGAGAAGAAAACATATTTACGCATCCAAAAGAGTTTTCCCAAAATGAAGTGTCACATATTATTGAAAATCTACCAGTTGCCATTGCAGTGGTGGACGAGACCCGAAAACTGATTTTGGCAAACAAGATGGCCCACATGTTTACAAATAAAGCGGATAATCAACTGACAGGACTTGTAATCGGGGAAGCTTTTGGCTGCATTCATCACGAAGATTCACCCGAGAAAGACGGATCCGGAGAAAATTGTCTTCAATGTAAATTGCGGACTACAGTGCATGATACCCTTAAAAACGGCAAAGATCATTTTCAGATAGAAACCGCCATGACCTTTAAATCTATCGGGCGAAGGCATTTGAAAATTTCGACACAGCCTTTGGAAGTCAAACAAGGCAGGGCCGTTTTACTATCAATTGAAGATATTACAACGGCAAAAAATTATGTACGCGCAAAATCAGAAATAGAAAAACTGACCGCGGTTGTTCAAACAGCAGGTGCCATATGCCACGAGATTAATCAGCCTTTAATGGCGGTTTCAGGTTTTTCAGAACTGTTAATGGATGACGTCCGCCATGGGCAAATCCAGGAAGAAAATGTCAAAGAAATTAGAGATCAGGCAGAACGGTTGGCTAAGATTACAAACAAGCTGATGGCGATTACCAAATACAAAAAATAG
- a CDS encoding response regulator: MENKKILIVDDEPPILRLLSQLFTKAGYDVSTAENAQDALKIIEENNIVVMFFDLNMPVMNGMELCKQVKSAKPMSIIYAITGYASLFQLSECLDVGFEDYFTKPVNVSTLLKTAESAFEKVNRWKKM; the protein is encoded by the coding sequence ATGGAAAATAAAAAAATATTAATCGTTGATGACGAACCCCCTATTTTAAGGTTGCTTTCCCAGTTGTTTACCAAAGCCGGTTATGATGTTTCCACCGCAGAAAATGCACAAGACGCATTGAAAATTATCGAAGAGAATAACATTGTGGTCATGTTTTTTGATTTAAATATGCCGGTGATGAACGGTATGGAATTATGTAAACAAGTAAAAAGCGCTAAACCGATGTCCATTATCTATGCCATTACCGGCTATGCGTCCTTATTTCAACTGTCGGAATGTCTTGACGTCGGCTTTGAAGATTATTTTACAAAGCCGGTGAATGTGTCGACGCTGTTGAAGACGGCCGAATCCGCATTCGAAAAAGTAAACCGCTGGAAAAAAATGTAG
- a CDS encoding protein-glutamate O-methyltransferase CheR: MNSILFKHSELTELKALVFKTCGINLHEGKLELLKSKVSKRMRMTRMNVQEYLSHLRSNEREVVEFIDTITTNHSFFYRENKSIEHIVKQFNCHPKREKKHFKVWCAACSTGDEPYTTAVQLKDLGVTFSILATDISHSVLEIAQKGIYKNDKVKQVPLAILHRYFQKGTGKYKGYLKVKKEIQQHITFKKFNLIANRIPRSDFDAVLCRNVMIYFDNQTSETVVNKLYQALDSGGFFAIGNAESLMNMKHPFKSVAGIPSLYVK; the protein is encoded by the coding sequence ATGAACTCAATACTGTTTAAACATAGCGAATTGACTGAACTAAAAGCACTTGTATTCAAGACGTGCGGCATTAATCTTCATGAAGGAAAACTTGAATTATTAAAATCCAAGGTTTCCAAACGCATGCGCATGACCCGGATGAATGTCCAAGAATACTTATCACATTTAAGGTCAAATGAACGCGAGGTCGTCGAATTTATCGATACCATAACAACCAATCACTCTTTTTTTTACAGAGAAAATAAAAGCATTGAACATATCGTTAAACAATTTAATTGTCACCCCAAACGGGAGAAAAAACACTTTAAAGTCTGGTGTGCGGCCTGCTCCACAGGGGACGAACCTTACACGACAGCCGTTCAGTTAAAAGATTTGGGCGTAACCTTTTCTATCCTGGCCACAGATATATCTCACTCCGTGCTGGAGATTGCGCAAAAGGGGATCTATAAAAATGATAAGGTCAAGCAGGTGCCCCTGGCGATACTGCATCGATATTTTCAAAAAGGAACCGGCAAATATAAGGGATATCTAAAAGTTAAAAAGGAAATACAACAGCATATCACTTTCAAAAAGTTTAATTTAATTGCAAACCGCATTCCGCGCTCGGATTTTGATGCCGTTTTATGCAGAAACGTAATGATCTATTTTGATAATCAAACCAGTGAAACGGTTGTAAATAAATTATACCAAGCCCTTGATTCTGGCGGCTTTTTTGCCATCGGCAATGCTGAAAGTTTAATGAATATGAAACATCCGTTTAAATCTGTGGCGGGAATTCCCAGTCTTTATGTAAAATAG